The Acutalibacter muris genomic sequence CTGTGCCCCGGACGGCCTTGAAAAGGCCGAAGCCATGTGCCGCGTGGCGGCCTCGGCGCTGGGGCTGAAGCCGGAGGACATTATAGTGGCCTCCACTGGCGTTATCGGTCCGTCTCTGCCAATAGAGCCCATAGCCAACGGCATAGAGGAGTTGAAGGCCTCCCTTAGCGGGGAAGGCTCTCTGGCGGCGGCAACGGCTATCATGACCACCGACACCGTACCAAAGGAGGCCGCCGTTAAATTTACCGTGGGCGGAAAAACTGCCTATATGGGCGGCATATCAAAGGGCAGCGGCATGATTCACCCCAATATGGCCACCATGCTCTGCTTTGTGACCACCGACTGCGCCATCGACCCGGCACTGCTGCAAAAGGCCGTTAAGACCGCCGCCGACGCCACCTTCAACATGATAAGCGTGGATGGCGACACCTCTACCAACGACACCTTTATGGTGCTGGCAAACGGAGCTGCCGGGAATGTGGAGATTACAGAAGAAAGCGAAGATTATGCCGCCTTTGTAGAGGCCCTTACGGCGGTTGGGCGGAGGCTTGCCATGATGATGGCGAAGGACGGCGAGGGGGCCTCAAGGCTGATAATCTACCGGGTGAGCGGGGCCCCGGACCTTGAGACCGCCCGCACAGTGGCCCGCGCCGTCAGCAGCTCCACACTGGTAAAGGCCGCCTTCTTCGGGGCGGACGCCAACGCCGGGGGGCGGGCCATGTGCGCCGTGGGCTACTCCGGGGCCCGGGTGGACGTGGAGAAGATAGACATTGCCTTTAAGTCCGCAAAGGGCAGGGTAGAGGTGGTGAAGTTTGGCCTGGGCATAGAGTTCTCCGAGGAGCTGGCCCTTGAGGTCCTAAAGGAGCCGGAGATAGAGACGCTTATAGACCTGCATATGGGAGATGTATCCGCCGAGGCCTATGGCTGCGACCTCACCTACGACTACGTGAAGATAAACGCGGACTACCGCACTTGAGGAGGGTAATATGCTGGAAAAGCTCGGCGTAAAGAGCCGGTGGGATATTGTTCCGGCGGTACTTTCGGTGCTGCTGTACCTAAACTTTATTGTGTTTGTGATATTGCTTTTTGCCGCCACCGGCGTGCTGCTCCTATATGCAGCGCCGTCACTGCTGACGGCGGCGCTGCTTATCGCGGCAATCATTACCCATCTTATTACCAGGAGGAGGTCGTCAAAGCTCTGGCGCAGGCTGCTGCTGGGCGGGATAGCGGCTGATTTCCTTATAATTATATTCTTTGTGGCAGCGGTCCTCCTGTTCATATTCGCTTGGGGCGGTTTGGCGGCCACAAATTGAGAGGGGCGGAAAAATGCAGGTATCAAACAGCGAGAGGGCTAATATCCTTGTGCAGGCCCTGCCGTATATCAAAAAGTACGCAGGGGCCACGGTGGTGGTGAAGTACGGAGGGAACGCCATGCTGGACGACGAGCTGAAATCGGCGGTTATGAGCGATATCGTGCTGATGCAGTTGGTGGGCATAAACGTGGTGCTGGTCCACGGCGGCGGGCCGGAAATAAACGCCATGCTGAAAAGGATCGGCAAGGAGAGCAAATTCATCGGCGGTATGCGCTATACGGACGAGGAAACTATCGGTATCGTTCAGCAGGTGCTGGCAGGGAAGGTGAACAAGGACCTTGTGCAGCTTCTTGAGGACGCGGGTGGCAGGGCCATAGGGCTTTGTGGCCTGGACGGTTCGTTATTAAAGGCAGACCGGCTGGAGGAGGACCTAGGCTTCGTGGGGGAGATAAGGGAGGTCAATGTGGATATCCTGCGTGACGCCGCCCAGAACGGCTATATCCCCATCGTTTCTACTGTAGCGGCGGGCTATCACGGCGAGGTGTACAACATCAATGCGGACATTGCCGCCGCTCGGATAGCTGCGGAGCTGGGGGCCATGAAGCTGATACTTATGACGGACGTATGCGGCCTTTTGCGGAACAAGGATGACGAGAACACCCTTATTCCGGTGGTGAACGTCAGCGATGTGCGGAGACTCAAAAAAGAGGGCGTGATAAACGGCGGCATGATACCCAAGATAGACTGCTGTGTGGACGCGGTCCGCCGGGGTGTGAACCGGGCCCATATAATTGACGGGCGCATCGCGCATTCGATCCTCGTGGAGCTTTTCACCGACGAGGGCATCGGTACTATGTTCTATTAGGAGAGATCAGGCTATGAAATTTCAAGAGATAAAGGACCAGGAGCAAGAGTATATCATACACACCTACGGCAGAGTGGACGCGGCGCTGGTAAAGGGTAGAAACGCTACCGCCTGGGATGTGGAGGGCAGGGAGTATATTGATTTCACCTCTGGCATAGGTGTGAACAGCCTTGGATACAGCGACCCGGATTGGACTGCCGCCGTGTCAAAACAGGCAGGGGAGATTCAGCACCTATGTAACTATTACTATTCGCCCCAGAACACAGCCCTTGCACAGGAACTGTGCACAGCCGCCGGAATGGCCCAGGCTTTCTTCTGCAACTCTGGGGCAGAGGCCAACGAGTGCGCAATAAAAATAGCGCGGAAATATGGGGAAAAGCGGGGCGCATATAAAATTGCCACCCTTGAAAACTCCTTCCACGGACGCACCCTGACGACCCTGGCCGCCACCGGCCAGGAGGGCTTCCATAAGGATTTTCTGCCCCTTACAGAGGGTTTCCTATACGCCAAGGCGGGCGATATCAAGGCTATGGACGCGTTATTAGATGGCAGTGTATGCGCCGTTATGATAGAGACCGTTCAGGGCGAGGGCGGTGTGGTGCCCATGGACCCGAATTTCCTTAAGGCTCTCGGCGAACTATGCCATGAGCGGGACGTGCTTCTAATTATCGATGAGGTACAGACAGGAGTGGGCCGCACGGGGCATTTTTACAGTTATCAGGGCTATGGCGTTCAGCCTGATGTGGTGACAAGCGCCAAGGGTCTTGCGGGCGGCCTACCCATAGGAATATGTCTGGTGGCTGAAAAGCTCCGGGATATCTTGAAGCCCGGCCAGCAGGGCTCCACCTTCGGCGGCAACCCGGTGGTATGCGCCGGGGCCAGAGAGGTGGTCCGGCGGGTAAGCTCCCCGGAGTTTTTGCAGACTGTCCGGGAGAAGGGGGAGTATATTTCCAAGAGACTTGAGAAGCTTTTCCAGGTGGAATTTGTGCGGGGCAGAGGGCTGATGCTTGGGATCAAGCTGAAATCCGGCGACGCCCATGACGTGCTTGTAAAATGTGCCCGGCAGGGATTATTGGTGCTCACCGCTAAAGAGCTGGTGCGGTTCCTGCCGCCACTGACTATCACCATGGAGGAGATCGATAAAGGACTTTTGATATTTGAAAAAGTTTTGCAGGAGGAAAACTGATATGGAGCATTTACTAAAGCTTTTGGACATGAGCGGCGAGGAGATAATCGAGGTGCTGAACCTTGCCGACCAGCTTAAATACGAGACAAAGCACGGCATCGAGCACCCGCACTTAAAGGGCAAGTGCCTTGGAATGATTTTTGAGAAGTCCTCCACCCGCACAAGAGTCTCCTTTGAGGTGGGGATAAATCAGCTGGGGGGCTACGCCGTGGTGCTGTCTTCAGAGGGCTCCCAGATAGGCAGGGGCGAGCCGGTGCAGGACACGGCGCGGGTGCTGTCAAGATATGTGGACGGCATTATGATACGCACCTTCAGCCAGCAGGAGGTGGAGGACCTGGCAAAATACGGCAGTGTGCCGGTGATAAACGGCCTGACAGACTTCTGCCATCCCTGTCAGGTGCTGGCGGACCTTATGACTATCCGGGAATTTAAGGGTTCACTGGATGGCCTGAAAATGTGCTTCATCGGGGACGGCAACAATATGATGAACTCCCTTGTTGTGGGGGGACTAAAGGTCGGTATGGCCGTCTCTGTTGCCTGCCCGGAGGGCTACCGCCCGCCAAAGGAGATACTTGACTTTGCAAAGAATTATGACTGCTTCGAGCTGACTGACGATCCTATGCAGGCGGCAAAAAACGCCGATGTGGTCATCACCGACGTGTGGACCTCCATGGGCCAGGAGGAGGAGCGTCAAAAGCGCGAGGCGGCCTTTAAGGGCTACTGCGTGAACAAAGAGCTAATGGCCCAGGCCAAGCCCGACGCCATGGTACAGCACTGCCTGCCAGCCCATAGGGGAGAGGAGATTACCGAAGAGATATTCGAGCAGAACGCCCAGCATATCTTTGAGGAGGCCGAGAACCGCCTGCACGCCCAGAAGGCGGTCATGGTGAAGACGATGGCGAAATAAGCCTAGGCAGTATCCCGGCATTACGCAATAGGGAGTACAGCATAAAGAGCCCGGCGGTGTAGACCAATACCCAAAGGCTGCCTGCCGCCAGCGAGAAATAGACCGCCGCCAGCATGGTTAGCGGGTGTAGCTTTGCCGTAGAGGCCACCAGCTTCGGCTCTATAACCTGGCGCACGCAGCCCATTACTGCCCACCCCACCAGGACCCCGGCCGCCCGGCCATAGGACCCGCAGAGGGCTTGCCAGACCGCTATGGGGCCCAGGACAAAGCCGGGCCCAAGCACGGGAAGTATATCGGCGAAGCATGTGATAACTGCGCTTATGAGGGGGTACGGCACGTTTAAGATGGACAGTATAACGAAGGCTTCGCAGAAGCTGATTAAATATATCAGCACATAGGACAACAGATACTTTTTTCCGGCGCCGGAGGAGTGCGCAGCAGCACGCCGGAGCTGACCGGCAGCTTTATCGCTTAAAAATCCCCTGGCCCAGCCGCGCAGCCTGTCAAAATCCCGGGCAAGGAAGAAGGCTGAAAAGCCCGTCACCAGGGCCATTGCCAGCAGGACCGGCAGCGACCCCAGCACGCCCAGCACTCTGTTCAGCGCGGCCATGGCCAGGTCCGCGCTGTTCTTCAAGAATTCCATCAGTTGTTCCCGGTGACGCTCCAGAAACTCCGCGTCTATCTGACGAACTAGATCCCCAAGCCACCGAAAGAATCTCTGCACCGGCGGGGAAAACTCGGGAAACCCGCCGCCGGCGGCCCTTGCGAGAAAGTCCGCCAACTCCCGCACGCCGAGGAACGTTAAGAGTATCAGCGCCGAGAGCAGCAGCGCCAGCGCCAAAGCCGTGACTGCCCCGGAGGCGGCAGCCCTGCTTAGGCGCAGTTTACCCTGAGTCCACCTTATGACCGGCTGCAACGCCGCAGCTATAAGAAGGCCCAACAGGAACGGCAATGAATAGATAAAGGTGGCTTTCCAAAGAAGGAAGGCAAGGCTGTATACGGCAAAAAACACCCCAATGGGGGCCAGACGTTTTAGCTCCTCTGTGTGAAACATATACGCCTCCATATCCGATACTAAATACACTATGGTAATATGGGGACATTTGGACAAAATATGCGTGAGCGCATCACATGAAAATGCCCCGCCGGCGTCAAAAGCCGCAGCGGGGCATATAGATATGCTTTTTTAGGAATTATGCTGCTGGGGCCGTTCCTCGCCTGTCAGCAACCACATGACCGATACGCCCAAAATCTGGGAAAGGGCCAGGAGCTCCGTGTCCGTCACGTACCGTATCTGCCCCTCGAGCTTTGAAAGCCCGGAGGCGTTAAGGTCAACGCCCCGCACCTGTAGCTGGGCAAGAAGCTCCTTCTGCTTCATGCCCTGATTTCTGCGGGCATTCTCCACCCGTGCACCGATCAGATTCTTTGTGCCTAATGGCTGCCCCCGCAGTCTCATAGCATATTCACTCCCTTGAGTATCTTAGTTTTAACTTTAGGTTTTATATAATATATTTTCCCTCATTACATATATACATTATAATAGCATATTTGTAAAAAATCAAGTACCTTTTAGAAATAAATTTGTCATTGTGCCAGAAAGGAAAAATAAGGCTGTACTTTTCATCTTTGGCCTGCTATAATATACAAAATATGAAGATACACAGATGAGAAATCAGAGAGGACGATTCCTAATGAGCAAGATGTTTTCACAGCGCGAGCTGACCATGCTCACCGACTTTTACGAGATAACCATGGCCAACGGATATTTTTTGGAGGGCTTTAAGGACACTATATGCTATTTTGATATGTTTTTCCGCAAGCTGCCCGATAACGGCGGCTTTGCCATAATGGCTGGGGTGGAGCAGCTGGTGGAGTACCTGAAAAACCTGCACTTCTCCACGGAGGATATTGAATACCTCTCGGGGAGGCATATGTTCAGCGGGGAGTTTTTGGAGTATCTCCGCAATTTCAAGTTCTCCTGCGACGTATGGACTATCCCGGAGGGTACGCCTATTTTCCCCGGCGAACCTGTTGTTACCGTTCGCGGCCCTGTCATACAGGCCCAATTTATCGAGACCATGGTACTGCTGTGCATAAACCACCAGAGCCTTATAGCCACCAAGTCGAACCGAATAGTCCGCGCGGCCCAGGGGCGTGCTGTAATGGAGTTTGGCTCGCGCCGGGCACAGGGCTTCGATGGGGCCGTATACGGCGCAAGGGCGGCATATATCGGCGGCTGTGCCGGCACGGCCTGCACCATCAGCGACCAACTCTTTGGGGTTCCGGCACTGGGCACAATGGCACATAGCTGGGTACAGCTCTTCGACTCCGAGTACGAGGCCTTTAAGGCCTACGCCAAGGCATATCCCAACAACTGCGTGCTGCTGGTGGATACCTATAATGTGCTGAAATCCGGCGTGCCCAACGCCATAAAGGTCTTTAACGAGGTGCTGGTGCCAAATGGCTACCGGCCCACGGGCATCCGCATAGACAGCGGCGATATCACCTATCTGTCCCGCAAGGCCCGCAAGCTGCTGGACGATGCGGGCTTTGAGGACTGCCAGATATGCGCGTCCAACTCCCTGGACGAATACATTATCCGCGATATGCTCATCCAAGGGGCGAAGGTGGATTCCTTCGGCGTGGGCGAGCGGCTGATAACCTCCTCCTCCGAGCCTGTGTTCGGCGGGGTATACAAGCTGGTGGGCGTTGAGAACCCGGACGGCACAGTAAAGCCCAAGATAAAGATAAGCGAGAATGTTGTGAAGATAACCACGCCCTGCTTCAAGAACGTGTGGCGGCTTTTTGATAAAGAGACCGACAAGGCCATTGCCGACGTGGTCACTATGCACGACGAGGTGATAGACGAGGAACAGCCCTATGTGCTGTTCGACCCAAACCATACCTGGAAACGCAAGACAGTGGAGAATTTCCACGCTGTGCCCCTGCTGACACAGATATTTAAAAACGGCGAGTGCGTCTACACACCCCGGGCTCTTAACGCCATCAAGGCCTACTGCGCGGCCCAGGTGGACACACTATGGGAGGAGGTCACCCGGTTTGAAAACCCGCACAGCTACTATGTGGACCTGTCCCAGAAGCTCTGGGACGAGAAGAACCGTATGCTCTCAGAAAAAAACTATTGACATAAAAGAGAGTATGAATTAAAATGATAACGTGAGCAAGCCGGGCAGTTGCGGGCGCAGGGTGAAAACCCGCGTCTGAGGAAAGTCCGAGCTTCATAGGGCAAGGATAACGGCTAACCGCCGCCGGGGGCGACCCCAGGGAAAGTGCAACAGAGATATACCGCCTGATTTGGGGCGCAAGCCACAATATCATGGTAAGGGTGGAAAGGCGAGGTAAGAGCTCACCGGCGCGGGGGAGACCCCGCGGCCCTGTAAACCCTATCCGAAGCAACACCGTGGAGGAACAGGAGACTTTAGCGTCAGCTAAATGTCTTCAGCGCGGCCCGCGCGTTCCGTGGAGGTGGCGCGAGCCCGTCGGCAACGGCGGGCCAAGATAGATGACTGCTCAAGACAGAACTCGGCTTACAGACTTGGTCACATCAGGAAAAGGGGCGCATAATGTGCCCTTTTTTGCTTGAATAGAAATGAGAGCGTTTAAAAGCGAGGAGCCGGCAGTATGGAAAAATTATCTCTATTGAAGACGTTTTTCGGCCATGACAAGTTCAGGACCGGGCAGGAGTTACTTATAGACGCCCTGCTTTCCGGCCGGGACGTGTTGGGGGTAATGCCCACAGGGGCGGGCAAGTCGGTATGCTATCAGCTGCCGGCCCTGATGCTGCCGGGGATCACTCTGGTGATATCCCCGCTTATCTCTCTGATGAAGGATCAGGTGGGGGCCCTTTTACAGTCCGGCGTACCGGCGGCGTACCTCAATTCCTCCCTGTCACAGGAGGAGTATTATCAGGTTATGGCTGGAGTGCGGCGGGGGGAGTACAAGCTCTTATACGTTGCCCCCGAGAGACTGCTGGCCGAAGGATTCCTGTCCCTTGCAAAAAGGACGCCCATATCCCTGCTGGCGGTGGACGAGGCCCACTGTGTCTCCCAATGGGGCCAGGATTTTAGGCCCAGCTACTTACAGATACCTGAGTTCATCAAAGCCCTTCCAAAGCGCCCAGTGCTTGGGGCCTTTACGGCCACAGCCACCCGGCAGGTGAAGGCGGACATAGCAAGGCTCCTTCTGCTAAAGGAACCGCTGGGGGTGACCACCGGCTTTGACCGTCCCAACCTGTTTTTCAGCGTGGAAAGGCCCAAAAATAAAGCCGCTTGGCTTTGCAGCTTTTTGAGGTCTCGCCCACAGGAGAGCGGCATAGTCTACTGCTCCACACGCAAGCAGGTAGAAGCTATCTACGAGATGCTGGGAGCAAGGGGCATAGCCGCCGCCCGGTACCACGCGGGGCTCTCCGACGAGGAGCGCCGCATGAACCAGGAGGAATTTGTAAACGACAGGGTACGGGTTATGGCGGCAACAAACGCTTTTGGTATGGGCATAGACAAGTCCAACGTGAGCTTTGTGGTGCATTATAACATGCCAAAGGATATAGAGAGCTATTATCAGGAGGCCGGTCGGGCGGGCCGGGACGGTTCCAACGCCCAATGTGTGCTGCTGTTTTCCCCGGGCGACGTGAACACGGCAAAGTATCTTATATTTAACTCCCAGGATAATGAGAGTCTGACAGAAGCGGAGCAGGACATACTGCGCCAAAGGGATATGGAGCGCCTAGATAAAATGACTGGCTACTGCAAAACGGCTGGATGTCTTAGGTCCTACCTTCTGGAATATTTCGGAGAGGAGACCCTCGGGGAGTGCGGCAGCTGCGGAAACTGCCAAAAGGGGCTTGAGAGCCGGGATATCACTGTTGAGGCCCGGAAAATACTATCGGCAGTGGCCAGAGCACAGCGCAAATACCGCCGTGGGATTGGTGCCGGTTCCATTGCGCTTATGCTCGTGGGAAGCAGGGAACAGAAGGTCTCCAGGCTGGGCCTTGACCGGCTGTCCACATACGGCATAATGAAGGACGTGGACCGGGGGCTTATCCGGGACTACATGGACTTTCTGATACAGGAGGGTTATCTCTGCACCGAGGGAGGTGAATACCCGGTGGTGCGCCTTGGCGCAAACGCCCGGGGAGTGCTGTCGGGGGAGGAGCGCGTGACTTATCTATACAGAAAGACCGAATGGGCCGAGAACGTCTCTGCCGCTGCGGCGAAGGTCCAGGAGGGCGGTCCGCTGTATGAGGAGCTTCGGGCCCTTCGGCGGCAGTTGGCCCAGGCCGCGGGGATACCGCCGTATATGATATTCAGTAACGCAGCCCTGGAGGATATGGCCCGACGCAGGCCAAGGGATATGGAAGGATTTCTTATGGTCTCCGGCGTGGGGGAGGTCAAGGCCAAAAAGTACGGCAAGGCCTTTCTCCAGAAGCTCAGGGAGTGGGAAGAGAAGGAACAGGAGGGATAGACAGAATGAACCAGGACCTTACCCAGGGCCCGGTTGTGGGCGGACTGCTTCGCTTTGCCGTGCCCATGATACTTGGCGACCTTTTGCAGCAGTGCTATAATATTGCCGATACCCTGATAATAGGGCGGTGCCTTGGGCCAAACGCTCTAGCTGCGGTGGGCTCCTCCTTCACGCTGATGACCTTTCTCACCTCTATACTCCTGGGCCTCTGCATGGGCAGCGGCACCGTATTCTCTATACGCTTTGGCCAGAGGGACCAGGCGGGGCTGCGGGAGGGAGTATTCGCCGCTTTCGCGCTGGTAGCAGGGCTTACAGTGGTGCTAATAGCTGCCGCTTTCGCCACTCTAAAGGATATCCGGCTTTTTCTCAATGTGCCCGGGGCGGTTTGGGGAATGATGCGGGAGTATCTTTTCGTCATCTATACCGGCATATTGGCAGTGTTTCTCTATAATTTTTTTGCCTCCTTCTTGCGGGCTGTGGGGAACTCCGTAGTACCTCTAGCTTTTTTAGCAGTGTCGGCGCTATTGAATATTGTGCTGGACCTATGGTTCGTTATCGGCCTTGAGTGGGGAGTGCCGGGCGCGGCAGCGGCCACGGTC encodes the following:
- a CDS encoding aspartate aminotransferase family protein; translated protein: MKFQEIKDQEQEYIIHTYGRVDAALVKGRNATAWDVEGREYIDFTSGIGVNSLGYSDPDWTAAVSKQAGEIQHLCNYYYSPQNTALAQELCTAAGMAQAFFCNSGAEANECAIKIARKYGEKRGAYKIATLENSFHGRTLTTLAATGQEGFHKDFLPLTEGFLYAKAGDIKAMDALLDGSVCAVMIETVQGEGGVVPMDPNFLKALGELCHERDVLLIIDEVQTGVGRTGHFYSYQGYGVQPDVVTSAKGLAGGLPIGICLVAEKLRDILKPGQQGSTFGGNPVVCAGAREVVRRVSSPEFLQTVREKGEYISKRLEKLFQVEFVRGRGLMLGIKLKSGDAHDVLVKCARQGLLVLTAKELVRFLPPLTITMEEIDKGLLIFEKVLQEEN
- a CDS encoding nicotinate phosphoribosyltransferase, which produces MFSQRELTMLTDFYEITMANGYFLEGFKDTICYFDMFFRKLPDNGGFAIMAGVEQLVEYLKNLHFSTEDIEYLSGRHMFSGEFLEYLRNFKFSCDVWTIPEGTPIFPGEPVVTVRGPVIQAQFIETMVLLCINHQSLIATKSNRIVRAAQGRAVMEFGSRRAQGFDGAVYGARAAYIGGCAGTACTISDQLFGVPALGTMAHSWVQLFDSEYEAFKAYAKAYPNNCVLLVDTYNVLKSGVPNAIKVFNEVLVPNGYRPTGIRIDSGDITYLSRKARKLLDDAGFEDCQICASNSLDEYIIRDMLIQGAKVDSFGVGERLITSSSEPVFGGVYKLVGVENPDGTVKPKIKISENVVKITTPCFKNVWRLFDKETDKAIADVVTMHDEVIDEEQPYVLFDPNHTWKRKTVENFHAVPLLTQIFKNGECVYTPRALNAIKAYCAAQVDTLWEEVTRFENPHSYYVDLSQKLWDEKNRMLSEKNY
- a CDS encoding AI-2E family transporter, translating into MFHTEELKRLAPIGVFFAVYSLAFLLWKATFIYSLPFLLGLLIAAALQPVIRWTQGKLRLSRAAASGAVTALALALLLSALILLTFLGVRELADFLARAAGGGFPEFSPPVQRFFRWLGDLVRQIDAEFLERHREQLMEFLKNSADLAMAALNRVLGVLGSLPVLLAMALVTGFSAFFLARDFDRLRGWARGFLSDKAAGQLRRAAAHSSGAGKKYLLSYVLIYLISFCEAFVILSILNVPYPLISAVITCFADILPVLGPGFVLGPIAVWQALCGSYGRAAGVLVGWAVMGCVRQVIEPKLVASTAKLHPLTMLAAVYFSLAAGSLWVLVYTAGLFMLYSLLRNAGILPRLISPSSSP
- the recQ gene encoding DNA helicase RecQ, with the translated sequence MEKLSLLKTFFGHDKFRTGQELLIDALLSGRDVLGVMPTGAGKSVCYQLPALMLPGITLVISPLISLMKDQVGALLQSGVPAAYLNSSLSQEEYYQVMAGVRRGEYKLLYVAPERLLAEGFLSLAKRTPISLLAVDEAHCVSQWGQDFRPSYLQIPEFIKALPKRPVLGAFTATATRQVKADIARLLLLKEPLGVTTGFDRPNLFFSVERPKNKAAWLCSFLRSRPQESGIVYCSTRKQVEAIYEMLGARGIAAARYHAGLSDEERRMNQEEFVNDRVRVMAATNAFGMGIDKSNVSFVVHYNMPKDIESYYQEAGRAGRDGSNAQCVLLFSPGDVNTAKYLIFNSQDNESLTEAEQDILRQRDMERLDKMTGYCKTAGCLRSYLLEYFGEETLGECGSCGNCQKGLESRDITVEARKILSAVARAQRKYRRGIGAGSIALMLVGSREQKVSRLGLDRLSTYGIMKDVDRGLIRDYMDFLIQEGYLCTEGGEYPVVRLGANARGVLSGEERVTYLYRKTEWAENVSAAAAKVQEGGPLYEELRALRRQLAQAAGIPPYMIFSNAALEDMARRRPRDMEGFLMVSGVGEVKAKKYGKAFLQKLREWEEKEQEG
- the argJ gene encoding bifunctional ornithine acetyltransferase/N-acetylglutamate synthase, giving the protein MEFIKGGVTAAKGFSAGGLHCGIRKNKTKPDLALILSDRECAAAGVYTRNLVKGAPITVTQRNIADGRAWAVICNSGIANTCAPDGLEKAEAMCRVAASALGLKPEDIIVASTGVIGPSLPIEPIANGIEELKASLSGEGSLAAATAIMTTDTVPKEAAVKFTVGGKTAYMGGISKGSGMIHPNMATMLCFVTTDCAIDPALLQKAVKTAADATFNMISVDGDTSTNDTFMVLANGAAGNVEITEESEDYAAFVEALTAVGRRLAMMMAKDGEGASRLIIYRVSGAPDLETARTVARAVSSSTLVKAAFFGADANAGGRAMCAVGYSGARVDVEKIDIAFKSAKGRVEVVKFGLGIEFSEELALEVLKEPEIETLIDLHMGDVSAEAYGCDLTYDYVKINADYRT
- the argB gene encoding acetylglutamate kinase produces the protein MQVSNSERANILVQALPYIKKYAGATVVVKYGGNAMLDDELKSAVMSDIVLMQLVGINVVLVHGGGPEINAMLKRIGKESKFIGGMRYTDEETIGIVQQVLAGKVNKDLVQLLEDAGGRAIGLCGLDGSLLKADRLEEDLGFVGEIREVNVDILRDAAQNGYIPIVSTVAAGYHGEVYNINADIAAARIAAELGAMKLILMTDVCGLLRNKDDENTLIPVVNVSDVRRLKKEGVINGGMIPKIDCCVDAVRRGVNRAHIIDGRIAHSILVELFTDEGIGTMFY
- a CDS encoding helix-turn-helix domain-containing protein is translated as MRLRGQPLGTKNLIGARVENARRNQGMKQKELLAQLQVRGVDLNASGLSKLEGQIRYVTDTELLALSQILGVSVMWLLTGEERPQQHNS
- the argF gene encoding ornithine carbamoyltransferase; this encodes MEHLLKLLDMSGEEIIEVLNLADQLKYETKHGIEHPHLKGKCLGMIFEKSSTRTRVSFEVGINQLGGYAVVLSSEGSQIGRGEPVQDTARVLSRYVDGIMIRTFSQQEVEDLAKYGSVPVINGLTDFCHPCQVLADLMTIREFKGSLDGLKMCFIGDGNNMMNSLVVGGLKVGMAVSVACPEGYRPPKEILDFAKNYDCFELTDDPMQAAKNADVVITDVWTSMGQEEERQKREAAFKGYCVNKELMAQAKPDAMVQHCLPAHRGEEITEEIFEQNAQHIFEEAENRLHAQKAVMVKTMAK